TCTGCATACCTGGTGATCATGAAATTCATGGTGCCGGCATTATTCCTGGAAACATCTGCAGGGTCCACATATTTTTTCACCCAGAAGCCTGTCTGCGTTGATTGTGCCGCTCCGATCGGATCAGTAGATCCGGCAGAGAATGGGTCCAGTAAGCGATTGACAAATGTCTGGCCTGGTACTAAAACGCTGGCTTCCAGTCGCGGATCGCGGTTGTTTTTATATAGCGGGTTTTTCCAGTATACCATCAGACTATCCTGTCCCAGTTCCTGTAAGGTCTTTCCCTGCTTGGTTTCATAAGTATTTACCATAGCGGCGGTAGGGCCGTTACAGGCCTGGCCGGAAAGACTTTTCGGTGCCAGCCGGAAGAAGGCGCCGGAACAGCCGGTACGCCTGAAAATAATGCGCTCTTTATTTTCCAGTGCGTCATAGCTAAACAGCTGTGCATAGCTATTGACACCCGCTTTGGTAGAATAGTGTAAGTCATATACACCTAATGCCATCAGTTTCTTTGCATATTCAATCACTTTGGCATAATTCTTCAAACTGAGGTATAGTTGCACCTGCATCGCATAACAGGCTCCCTTGGACATACGATAGGCATCTGTAGAAGAATAGGTAGCCGGCAGTATATCCGCTGCTTTATCCAGTTCGGTGGTAATAAAATTCACGACCTCCTCCTGGGTATTGCGCTTAATGGCCTGTGCGGTAGGGTCCTGGCTTTTATCTACAATAGGAATAGGACCGAAGAACAGGAACAGGTTAAGGTGTGCCCTGGCACGTAATGCCCTGGCTTCCGCAGCACGCTGTTCTTTCACGGTAGTATTCTCCATATACACCCGGGAATAATTCTCCAGGATGCGACAGGCATTACGTATGTCTATGTAATTCTGGCGGTAGGTGTCGGAGAGATAACCATCTGATGCAGTGACAGCTCCCTGCGGATACGCACTCCAGCTGCCGAAGTTGGCCCTGAATACCGATTCATCCGTGATGCCAGACATGTGCATACGGCAATTAGCCTGATAGGTAGCAGAAGTGAGTAATGGCCCCGGCGACATCTGGTTAACATATATCACTTCCAGGTTATTATAAAGATCGGTTTCCAACCGCCACCATTTAGCATCCGTGGTGGCGGTTGGATTATCTCGTGTGAGATAATCCTTTGAGCAGCTGAATAGCATGGAACTAGCCATCAGCGAGGTAATTATGGATTTATGCAGCTTGTTCATGTAGTCCGTTTTAGAATTTCAGATTAATACCCAGCGTATAGGATTTCAACAATGGCACGGTATTCTGGTCGCCTCCACTTTCAGGGTCGAGCAGCTTCACGGCAGAGAAGGTGAATGGATTCTGTGCATTGAAGTAAATGCGCAACATTTTTGCCCTGATTCTTCTTGTCATTTCGGAAGGCAGCGTATAGCCCATTGTGATATAACGTACACGGACAAACGTTCCGTTTACACGCCAGAAATCAGAGAAGTTGCCATTTGTTCCTGGTGTAGGTGTCAGGCGAGGTCTGGTAGCATTGGTATGCGTCGGCGTCCAGTAATCGAGCTGGGATTTCTGCGGTGTACCGCTCTCACTACCTATATTCAACGGGATAGAGAGGTTGCCGGTATAGAACAGCGGAGAACCCGCTTCGCCTGAAAATAACGTCGCAAAATCAAAGCCTTTGTAACGGAAACCAAGATTAAGGAAGAAGATATCCGTTGGT
This window of the Chitinophaga sp. Cy-1792 genome carries:
- a CDS encoding RagB/SusD family nutrient uptake outer membrane protein, which encodes MNKLHKSIITSLMASSMLFSCSKDYLTRDNPTATTDAKWWRLETDLYNNLEVIYVNQMSPGPLLTSATYQANCRMHMSGITDESVFRANFGSWSAYPQGAVTASDGYLSDTYRQNYIDIRNACRILENYSRVYMENTTVKEQRAAEARALRARAHLNLFLFFGPIPIVDKSQDPTAQAIKRNTQEEVVNFITTELDKAADILPATYSSTDAYRMSKGACYAMQVQLYLSLKNYAKVIEYAKKLMALGVYDLHYSTKAGVNSYAQLFSYDALENKERIIFRRTGCSGAFFRLAPKSLSGQACNGPTAAMVNTYETKQGKTLQELGQDSLMVYWKNPLYKNNRDPRLEASVLVPGQTFVNRLLDPFSAGSTDPIGAAQSTQTGFWVKKYVDPADVSRNNAGTMNFMITRYAEILLSYVEALVESGDWQNPDVVLYLNKIRNRAGMPNVDVSIYNTQDKIRELYRRERKVELAFEGTRIFDIRRWQIGPDVLSGPTMGAINPGTGQPVVVETRIFNPKRDYLWPIPLQELNANNLMLQNPNW